Below is a window of Ktedonobacteraceae bacterium DNA.
AAGCTAGGTTATTATTAAGAACAAGGATAACCTAGCTTTGCTAGTTTGTCAAGAGGGTACAGGAACAGCGGACCTACTGCTCTGCCAGGCACAGAGGCTCTACAATGCAGGAACATGCAGCACGAGCGGTTTCCTCTCCATCGTGAGAGTGATATGCCGCATGGGCGCATCGTCAATGATTGAGCGCTCAGTGCAACAAGCAAGGAGAAACACATGATCGAGACCTGGGGCTTTTATTTCCTCCCACCGCAAAGGTATGTGCCATTGACCGAGCTTACACCAGATGACATTCAGGGTGCGTATGACCGCTACGTCGATCTCTGGGTGAATTGCGAGCGCTGGGGTTTCGACGGCCTGGCCTGGCCCGAACACCACTTCGGCATGATCATGTCACCCTCACCGCACCTGTTCGTCGCAACGGTCGCGGCACGAACCCAGCGACTCCGGTTCACGACGCTGGGAAGTGTGCTGTCGATACACGACGGCAGGCGGTATGCCGAGGAGTGTGGCATGCTCAACTACCTCACGCACGGTCGCTTTGAGCCTGGGGTTTCGCCAGGTGCTGGCCCAATCGAGGCCGTTATGGCCGGTATTCCAGAGGAGCAGGTTCGCCCGCGCTACTACAGCGCCGTCGAGGTGCTCGCAAAGGCTCTCGCGCAGCCGCTCGTCACGCATCATGACACCTTCTACAACCTTGAGCAGGTTCCGATCGTCCCTCGCCCGTGCCTGCATCCAGGACAATCGGTGTGGGTGACGGTGACGTCGCAGAATTCGGCGGCCTGGTGTGCTGAACGCGGCTACAAGATGTGTACCGCGTGGTCGCCCACACCGGTTGCTGCTGCCCTCGCCGCCAGTTACCACGAGGCGGCTGAGGCGGCAGGCACGTCTAGCAGTCCCTTGATGCTGGGCCTGCGGCGCAGGGTCTTCGTGGCAGACTCCGACGCAGAGGCCCAGGAGAAGTACGAAGCATCACTCGACCTGATCCGCGCCACGATGGCACCAGCAGGCTCGAACGGCGAGGGTGCGGCGGGATTCGAGATGGCCGACCCGAACATTCTGCGCATGATGATGCACCCGGACGACTTTGCCATTGGCTCGCCCCAAACCGTGGCCGAAAAGTTGATTGAGCAGTGCCGCGCTGGTGGCTACGGCGTTGTTATGGCCTTCGCCGATTTCGCGCTATTCCCTCACGAGGACCTTGTCCGCTCTCATGAGCTAATTGGCACCCGTGTTGCACCCATCCTGCGCGCCGCAGAGGTTGGCTCGGCAGCCGTCTAATAAAGCTCGCCGCATTTCGAGCATGTACAACAAAGGAGGATGTATGAGCATTCAATTTGACGCTGTGTACGGGACGCGCAAAGACCGCGAGATGCACCTCGATATCTACCAGCCATCAAGCTCCATCAATCACCGTACCGCCGTTCTCATCCTTCACGGTGGGGGATGGGCAGCCGGTGACAGAAAGTTGATGCAGTCTCGCTGCGAAGCCCTTGCCAGTCGCGGGTTTACCACCCTGGCCGTCGAGTACCGCTTTCTGGGCGAGATCCCGTGGCCAGGTCAGCTCCATGATGTCAAAACCGCCATTCGCTGGACCCGCACACATGCCAGCGAACTCGACATCGATCCAAATAAGCTCGTACTGCAAGGCCACAGTGCTGGCGCTCACCTCTCCCTGATGGCCGCGGGCACCTTTGGCAAGCCAGATTTCGATCCAGATTTTGCTTCTGCACCTCCAGCCGGTCCGATCTCCGCCGTCGTCGCCTATTACCCACCAACGCGTCTCACTGCTGACCGGGCAATGCCCGACATCAGTGCCGGGCCTCCAGACCCGGAGGCGTTTCGGGCGATTCGAGGTGCCGATGGTTCGATCCCCGCGGCGATGCTCTTAGGGCCAGCGGGGACCGCTGAAGAGGCCGCGTCGGCAAGCCCCATCAATTATGTCACGGGGGTGTTTCCTCCCACGATTATCCTCCACGGTACCGCTGATATGCTAGTTGCGCACGCTGGCTCTCTCAGCTTCTTCGAGAAGCTCCAGGCGGCGCAGGTGCCCTCCGAACTGCACCTCTTCTCAGGGGTCAACCACGAATTCGATATCACGCCGAGTTTGACCGAGGTCAGCACGACAGTTGTCGCGTCTTTCCTCAACCGATACGTCGTGGACCCAGGGGGATTCGCAGAGGAGGTTGCACGGACTAATCCGCTGGCTGCTATGACGGCCTAAGATTGCTTGTTTCACCCCCACACGCTGACGTACGGTTCTGCAAGTGAGTGGGGAGGGGCGACGATTGAGTGGGATCATACTCCTTTTCTGGTCCTTCTCGATATCTTCGTCTCGTTCAATTGAAGTGTGCAAAGGAGCGCTCAAGATGACACAAACGCCAACGCCAAACATGACGGATTACGAGGCGGAACGGCAGCATTTCCACCTGGATGTTCCCGCAGAATTCAACTTTGCTATCGATGTGATCGGTAAATGGGCCAGTGACCCCGACAAGCTCGCCATGCTCTGGGTGGGCCAGAACGGGGAGGAGCGGCGCATTTCCTTCGCCCAGTTTGCCGAACGTTCCAGCCGCGCCGCTAACGCCTTCGTCACGCTAGACATGCAAAAAGGCGATCGCGTGCTGGTGATGTTGCCGCGTATTCCCGAATGGTGGGAAGCCGTGCTGGGTCTGATGAAGATGGGAGCCATCCCCATTCCCTGTACCACGCTGCTGACGCCCAAAGACATCCAGTTCCGCGCCGAGATCGCCGAAGCTGTCGCCATCATCACCGATCACGAGGGTGCGGCCAAATTCGACCAGGTGCGTACCGACTGTCCCACCGTCAAGTACGCCATCCTGGCCGACGAGGCCAATGCTGGCACAGCAGGCCACGAAGGCTGGATCGATTTCCAACAGATCCTCAGTGAGGCTTCGCCCGAGTACAGGGGCCCCAAGACACGCAGCGATGATGCCTGCCTGGTCTACTTCACCTCCGGCACGGTGGGCTATCCCAAGATGGTGCTGCACACGCAGGCCAGCTATCCCATCGGCCACACCATTACCGGCAAATACTGGCTCGACTTGCACGAGAACGATCTTGTCTGGAATTTATCTGAAATGGGATGGGCAAAGGCTGCGTGGAGCAATCTTTTTGGCCCCTGGATTCAGGGCGCGGCCATATTCATCCAGGATGCTCGCGGCAAATTTGACCCCATCGAGACCCTGGAGATGCTCAACAAATACCCGATCAGCACGCTCTGCGCCCCGCCCACTGCTTACCGCATGATGGTGCTCGACGAACCGATGGCCTATATGAAAGCCCATCCTCCAAAAGCACTGCGCCACTGCGTGGGAGCGGGCGAACCGCTCAACCCGGAGGTCATCAAGGTCTGGGAAGAGGCGACGGACATGACCATTCGCGATGGCTACGGGCAGACCGAGACCGTGCTGCTGTGCGCCAACTTCCCGCCCATCCCCGTCAAACCCGGCTCGATGGGCAAACCCTCTCCCGGTTTCGAGGTCAGCGTCATCGATCACGATGGCAGCGAACTGCCGCCCAACAAAGAGGGGGATATTGCAGTGCGCGTGAAGCCGAACCGCCCGACGTGGATGTTCAAAGAGTACTGGCGCAATCCTGAAGCCACCAACGCCTGCATTCGCGGCGACTGGTACATCACCGGCGATCGCGCCTACAAGGACGAGGACTGCTACTTCTGGTTCGTGGGACGCGCCGACGATGTCATCATCAGCGCCGGCTACCGCATTGGCCCCTTCGAGGTCGAAAGCGCGCTCAAAGAACATCCCGCGGTCGCCGAGTCCGCTGTCGTTGCCAGCCCCGACGAGATGCGTGGCGAGATCGTCAAAGCCTTCGTCATCCTGGCTCCCGGCTACACCGCCTCGCCCGAGCTGGCAAGCGAACTGCAAGAGCATGTGAAGCGCGTCACCGCCCCCTACAAGTATCCACGCGAGATCGAGTTTGTGGACAGTCTGCCCAAGACGATCTCCGGCAAGATCCGTAGAGTAGAACTGCGCGAGCGCGAACGCGCCCGCAAGGCTGAAAAATAAGAGCATGGTTCACCCTTGCGGACCGGGCGAAGACAACATGGTCACACAAGAAGACTGCCAGCATAAATAGGGGACTTCACGAGAAATCGTACCCGTGCGACGACCAGGAACACTCCTTTCCTGTTGCCCGAAACGCACAAAAAGCAACGGCGAACGATATTCGGGACCCGTTATGTACGGAGAAAATAGGGGATTTACCCGACCGGGGGTACGATTTCTCGCGACATAATGCGCACCCCAAAATGAGGCAGGATGTCGCTGTACACCTTTTGACACAACATAAAACCGCTTGCTTGCTGGCTCTCACGCCGCTCGCTTGCCACGAAGCGGCCTGTGGTGAGCCAGTAAAGAGACGGTTCATCGAAGAGAGCGGGAGACGGGACTCGAACCCGCGACAGCCTGCTTGGAAGGCAGGGTGTTACGGCTTCGCCGCCAGCTTCCTATAAAATGGCTCTGGGAGAGCGATCATACGGTTTCGCTGTGACCCACGCTCATCTGTGGCAGATGGTCATGGATCAGATGTACTGGAAAGAGTATACGCGTCACCTTCTCGAAAGGCAAGAGAGGCAGATGGTCAACCACCCAGGAACGAGGTGCTGCCCTTCGCTCTTATGCTCATTAACAGCCTTTGGAACATTTTCAAATTCCCGCTGATTAGCAACGAAATCGTCCCTGCAAAACTTAAAAACGAAAGTCCTCAAAACCTTCTTCCTCTTGGCAAAGCTGCATTGAACGGAGAACCGCACCACCTCTCCTGAGGAGAGTTCTGCCTTCACACGTGCGACAATATCCGGAGCAGAGAAATGATGAGGGACATAGCTAAGATGACCAGAAAAACAGGCAACATCCTCCGCAGGAGGAGCCGAGGCTTCGGCAGGTTCGCTATATTGTCACCACCGCCCCGCAGACCGGCGATCCAGTTGATGGTTACTACGCCGCCTTCCGAGATGGCTATTTCTTTTGTACTGGGAAAGGGGCCAGTAGGGAAGAGGCTCTTGCCGACCTGCTCCCCAAACTCGAGGCGTATCTTTTGAGGGAATGGCAAGAGAGCAAACGCAAGCTCCTTCCCACCCCGCTCTCTTCCGAGGAAGAGGTGAACACCGTGGTCATCTCCATCCCTGATCTTTTTGGAGAGAGATACGCCCTACCCGACGAGCAGCGGCACAAACGACTGCAAGAGCGGCCACGGGTCGCCATCTACATCCAGAAGGTACCCGATCGACTGCCAGAAAGTATCAAACGGCACTATGCCTCCCGACTGAGTGAATGCCGAACATATGCAACAGAGCAGGGGTGGCAGGTTGTTGCCATCTACGATGAGGCCGAGCACCCAGAGAAGACACCCCTCCTCGAGGATATCCGGGCGGGACGAGTGGATCTCGTGCTGGTTCATTCGCTCCATGATCTCAGCCATGAGAAGCGCGAGGTACTCACACTCTACGCGGAGATGCGGGCTACAGGTGTCCATCTTCACGAGCACAGGGCAGGCGACTTCGAGTCCATCTTGCAAGAAGATGAGCGCTTCACCCATTTTCTCTACCAGCTTGAACCCGCATGGATTGATTACCTATACAGCAGCAGGGCACCTCGGCAAGGAGAATCACTCCCTCTCAGCCACACCACCACAAGAACAGGAGCATCCCATGAGCTATATCGAGCAGAGAAATGCGCGCCTGGCTCTCTCCCGCGAACTTAAGCATGACATCGAGACCGCCGTCTATCTTCATGCTACTACAGAAACCGAACTTGCCGAGCGGGAAGCCCGCTGTATGGCGCTGGCAAAGCAACAGGGATTGAAGGTCTTGACCATCTGCCAGGATCTGATCACCTCTGAGGAAAAGGACTACCGTCGCGCGCTCGCACGCCTCTATCTTCCCCCGATCCCGTTTGACATCATCGTCGTAGACGATCTCACCCAATTTGCCGAGACGCAAGAGCAGGTGGATGAGATTATTGAACGATTCTACGAGCAGCATTGCTATGTCCTTCCTGTCGGAGCGTCCTCCCATCTCAAACCACTCCAGTTTGGTCAAGATGGCATCCTCTGCCGAGGCTACTCTCACCGGTCGCGTTCCTGCCTCCAGGATGTGCGATTGAGCCCGATTCGCTTCTTCTCGCGTAAAGGCGCGCCGTTTTGAGGGGCATAAGATCTATCTTGAGCATTGTGCTCAGATGGATTACACTGTAGGGCAAGTCCCAGCGAACTGCGTCTTGCCAGGCCTGCTCATCGACATAATAGTCGCGCTGGAGGCGTTGCACCAGCAAACGCACCTGGCTTGATCCAATAGCAACAATCACGTCCACATCCTGGGTGCGTCGCACCAGACCATGCAGAGAACTGGAAACTGAGCCGCCGATGTAGTAGGTGATACCAAGCCGCTCGAACGCTTCGATGAGCGGAGTTAGCGCTTCCATGACCTCGTGATACAGCGACATCAGCGACCTCTTCCTTCGTGTCTTCTTTTGCTTGCTGATATTACGCTTAGACGGTAGAGGATCGACAGATTGAAGCAGTTTCCCACGCGCGCACGCAGGGTTCGCAGGTGCGTGATACTCAGGCTTCTTCCAGCCCGGCATCGGCCAGCGCCTGGTGCCAGGTCTCTCTCACGTCGAGCTTGTCGGCC
It encodes the following:
- a CDS encoding LLM class flavin-dependent oxidoreductase, whose protein sequence is MTELTPDDIQGAYDRYVDLWVNCERWGFDGLAWPEHHFGMIMSPSPHLFVATVAARTQRLRFTTLGSVLSIHDGRRYAEECGMLNYLTHGRFEPGVSPGAGPIEAVMAGIPEEQVRPRYYSAVEVLAKALAQPLVTHHDTFYNLEQVPIVPRPCLHPGQSVWVTVTSQNSAAWCAERGYKMCTAWSPTPVAAALAASYHEAAEAAGTSSSPLMLGLRRRVFVADSDAEAQEKYEASLDLIRATMAPAGSNGEGAAGFEMADPNILRMMMHPDDFAIGSPQTVAEKLIEQCRAGGYGVVMAFADFALFPHEDLVRSHELIGTRVAPILRAAEVGSAAV
- a CDS encoding alpha/beta hydrolase, translated to MSIQFDAVYGTRKDREMHLDIYQPSSSINHRTAVLILHGGGWAAGDRKLMQSRCEALASRGFTTLAVEYRFLGEIPWPGQLHDVKTAIRWTRTHASELDIDPNKLVLQGHSAGAHLSLMAAGTFGKPDFDPDFASAPPAGPISAVVAYYPPTRLTADRAMPDISAGPPDPEAFRAIRGADGSIPAAMLLGPAGTAEEAASASPINYVTGVFPPTIILHGTADMLVAHAGSLSFFEKLQAAQVPSELHLFSGVNHEFDITPSLTEVSTTVVASFLNRYVVDPGGFAEEVARTNPLAAMTA
- a CDS encoding AMP-binding protein yields the protein MSGIILLFWSFSISSSRSIEVCKGALKMTQTPTPNMTDYEAERQHFHLDVPAEFNFAIDVIGKWASDPDKLAMLWVGQNGEERRISFAQFAERSSRAANAFVTLDMQKGDRVLVMLPRIPEWWEAVLGLMKMGAIPIPCTTLLTPKDIQFRAEIAEAVAIITDHEGAAKFDQVRTDCPTVKYAILADEANAGTAGHEGWIDFQQILSEASPEYRGPKTRSDDACLVYFTSGTVGYPKMVLHTQASYPIGHTITGKYWLDLHENDLVWNLSEMGWAKAAWSNLFGPWIQGAAIFIQDARGKFDPIETLEMLNKYPISTLCAPPTAYRMMVLDEPMAYMKAHPPKALRHCVGAGEPLNPEVIKVWEEATDMTIRDGYGQTETVLLCANFPPIPVKPGSMGKPSPGFEVSVIDHDGSELPPNKEGDIAVRVKPNRPTWMFKEYWRNPEATNACIRGDWYITGDRAYKDEDCYFWFVGRADDVIISAGYRIGPFEVESALKEHPAVAESAVVASPDEMRGEIVKAFVILAPGYTASPELASELQEHVKRVTAPYKYPREIEFVDSLPKTISGKIRRVELRERERARKAEK